A single window of Actinoallomurus bryophytorum DNA harbors:
- a CDS encoding LysR family transcriptional regulator: MLKWHSLSVVDVLGAWQAFVNVSERGSFTQGAAATRVPQSVASRRIAALERHLGERLFDRSSRRATLTQFGRDMLPSAKRLVLLAETMEHEAERARLNPLRLAVPAICTVRDLARLDAEAREKGVHLDFHAAPPAERAELARSREVRAALTAVPPGDGTWSVPLGLAGATRPPAGTVYVETLRPGRATRSSRRSRIWIQPEDDVPHIRDPLFRIRDATGLQPAQVAVSATLTAATAEVLGSADLLLCSRRQAGELELHWRPIGEIDPVRGFDVSAAVGDDAQRLRTLLWTEIARCLGADDRDGTAP; encoded by the coding sequence ATGCTGAAATGGCATAGCCTGTCCGTCGTGGACGTCCTCGGAGCGTGGCAGGCGTTCGTCAACGTGAGCGAGCGAGGAAGCTTCACGCAGGGCGCGGCGGCGACGCGCGTGCCGCAGTCGGTCGCGAGCCGCCGGATCGCCGCCCTCGAACGGCATCTCGGGGAGCGGCTGTTCGACCGGTCGTCGCGCCGCGCGACGCTCACGCAGTTCGGCCGCGACATGCTTCCCTCCGCCAAGCGCCTGGTGCTCCTCGCGGAGACCATGGAGCACGAGGCCGAACGCGCCAGGCTCAACCCCCTCCGTCTCGCCGTGCCCGCCATCTGCACCGTGCGCGACCTGGCACGGCTCGACGCCGAGGCGCGCGAGAAGGGCGTTCACCTGGACTTCCACGCCGCCCCGCCGGCCGAACGCGCCGAGCTCGCGCGATCCCGCGAGGTCCGCGCCGCGCTCACGGCGGTACCCCCGGGCGACGGCACCTGGTCCGTGCCGCTCGGACTCGCCGGCGCCACGCGTCCTCCCGCCGGCACGGTCTATGTCGAGACCCTCCGGCCCGGCCGCGCCACGCGGTCGTCGCGCCGTAGCCGGATCTGGATCCAGCCCGAGGACGACGTCCCCCACATCCGCGACCCCCTGTTCCGTATCCGCGACGCCACCGGCCTCCAGCCCGCGCAGGTCGCCGTCTCGGCCACGCTCACCGCCGCCACGGCGGAGGTCCTCGGCTCGGCGGACCTCCTCCTGTGCTCACGCCGGCAGGCCGGGGAGCTGGAGCTGCACTGGCGCCCGATCGGCGAGATCGATCCCGTACGCGGCTTCGACGTGTCCGCCGCCGTCGGGGACGACGCACAGCGCCTTCGTACCCTGCTGTGGACCGAGATCGCCCGCTGCCTCGGCGCGGACGACCGGGACGGCACGGCGCCATGA
- the bla gene encoding class A beta-lactamase — translation MADSRQIKTIRRVTMAALIAVLPLTGCGTTAGAARTASATTAPAGHGFKDLEDEYGVRLGVWALDTGTGRTVTWRAGERFAYASTYKALAAGELLRRDPGGLDDVVTYTKADLVTYSPITEQHVGTGMTVRALCDAAIRYSDNTAGNLLLRRLGGPKGLQAALRRLGDHTIHADRYETALNDAVPGDVRDTSTPRALGTDLRKYAIGNVLPKSGRGLLDDWLRRNTTGTAMIRAGVPAGWTVGDKSGAAEYGTRNDVAVAWPPHRAPIVLAILSTKTTQDATYDDALIAAAARVTVGTLAGQSLLGGGA, via the coding sequence ATGGCCGATTCACGACAGATAAAGACCATCCGGCGCGTGACGATGGCGGCGCTGATCGCCGTCCTTCCGCTGACGGGCTGCGGTACGACCGCCGGCGCCGCGCGTACCGCGTCCGCCACGACCGCGCCCGCCGGGCACGGTTTCAAGGATCTCGAGGACGAGTACGGCGTCCGGCTCGGCGTCTGGGCACTGGACACGGGCACGGGCCGTACCGTCACCTGGCGCGCCGGCGAGCGATTCGCCTACGCCTCCACCTACAAGGCCCTCGCGGCCGGCGAGCTGCTGCGGCGCGACCCGGGAGGGCTGGACGACGTCGTCACCTACACCAAGGCCGACCTGGTCACCTATTCGCCCATCACCGAACAGCACGTCGGCACCGGGATGACGGTCCGCGCGCTCTGCGACGCCGCGATCCGCTACAGCGACAACACGGCGGGCAATCTCCTCCTCCGCCGGCTCGGCGGGCCGAAGGGCCTGCAGGCCGCCCTGAGGAGGCTCGGCGACCACACCATCCATGCCGACCGCTACGAGACCGCGCTCAACGACGCCGTCCCGGGCGACGTCCGTGACACGAGCACGCCGCGGGCTCTTGGTACCGACCTGCGGAAGTACGCGATCGGGAACGTCCTGCCGAAGAGCGGGCGCGGACTTCTGGACGACTGGCTACGGCGGAACACGACCGGCACGGCCATGATCCGCGCGGGGGTGCCGGCGGGCTGGACGGTCGGCGACAAGAGCGGCGCCGCCGAGTACGGAACGCGGAACGACGTCGCCGTGGCGTGGCCCCCGCACCGGGCTCCCATCGTGCTGGCGATCCTGTCCACGAAGACCACCCAGGACGCCACGTACGACGACGCGCTCATCGCCGCGGCGGCCCGGGTCACGGTCGGGACTCTCGCGGGTCAGTCGCTCTTGGGCGGCGGCGCGTAA
- the bfr gene encoding bacterioferritin, which translates to MEGDTDVINLLNEQLTAELTAINQYFLHAKMQEHWGFTALAEHTRAESFDEMRHAEVLTDRILMLSGLPNYQRLDPLRVGQTVPEQLRSDLAIEVEAVARLRPGIELMRSRGDVTSARIFERILEDEEEHVDYLETELELIDKLGEQLYLQRYAPPPKSD; encoded by the coding sequence ATGGAAGGCGACACGGACGTCATCAACCTGCTCAACGAGCAGCTGACCGCCGAGCTCACCGCGATCAACCAGTACTTCCTGCACGCCAAGATGCAGGAGCACTGGGGTTTCACGGCGCTCGCCGAGCACACCAGGGCCGAGTCGTTCGACGAGATGCGGCACGCCGAGGTTCTCACCGACCGCATCCTCATGCTGTCGGGGCTGCCCAACTACCAGCGGCTCGACCCGCTGCGTGTCGGGCAGACGGTTCCGGAGCAGCTCCGCTCCGACCTGGCCATCGAGGTGGAGGCCGTCGCGAGGCTGCGTCCGGGCATCGAGTTGATGCGGTCGCGCGGCGACGTGACCTCCGCCCGCATCTTCGAACGCATCCTCGAGGACGAAGAAGAGCACGTCGACTACCTGGAGACCGAGCTGGAGCTCATCGACAAGCTCGGCGAGCAGCTCTACCTCCAGCGTTACGCGCCGCCGCCCAAGAGCGACTGA
- a CDS encoding (2Fe-2S)-binding protein — protein MYVCVCHAVTEDVVREHMAAGACSAKDVRKACGMRPGCGSCVTRICALLSEGPVEPVLEDSVEVAA, from the coding sequence ATGTACGTGTGTGTCTGCCACGCCGTCACGGAGGACGTCGTACGTGAGCACATGGCGGCCGGAGCCTGCTCGGCCAAGGACGTGCGCAAGGCGTGCGGCATGCGGCCCGGCTGCGGTTCGTGCGTCACCCGCATCTGCGCGCTCCTGAGCGAGGGCCCTGTGGAGCCGGTTCTCGAGGACTCCGTCGAGGTCGCCGCCTGA
- the glgX gene encoding glycogen debranching protein GlgX — MMRIWPGDPYPLGATYDGAGTNFSLFSEVASAVELCLFDDGGGESRVALTETDGFVWHGYVPWVSPGQRYGFRVHGPYDPDQGLRCNPAKLLLDPYAKAIEGEMEWNEALFAYRFDDPETTNDDDSAPYTPKSVVINPFFDWGEDRSPRTPYHETVIYEAHVRGLTELHPGIPEAERGTYAGLANPAMVEHLRTLGVTAIELMPVHQFVHDDALAQRGLTNYWGYNTIGFFAPHNGFAASGGRGQQVQEFKLMVRTLHEAGIEVILDVVYNHTAEGNHLGPTLGFRGIDNQGYYRLVDGDPRYYMDTTGTGNSINVQSPHALQMIMDSLRYWVTEMHVDGFRFDLASTLARELHAVDRLSAFFDLVQQDPVVSQVKLIAEPWDVGEGGYQVGNFPPLWTEWNGKYRDSIRDFWRGQEGMLPEFAKRFTGSSDLYAADGRRPLASINFVTAHDGFTLHDLVSYDHKHNEANGEDNRDGSDDNRSWNHGAEGETSDADILAIRERQKRNLLTTLLLSQGVPMISHGDELGRTQRGNNNAYCQDNELSWVDWTDTAQSGALREFVRRLTTLRREHPVFRRRRFLSGDNVTWFTTEGREMTDDDWQIGYAKAITIFLNGDAITEPDRRGEPVRDDSFLLLINASGDDLTFALPEEHRGMWTCVLDTTTSYALEDEETAAMAGEKPLVEARSIQVLRRV, encoded by the coding sequence GTGATGCGAATATGGCCCGGTGACCCCTATCCCCTTGGGGCCACCTATGACGGCGCGGGTACGAACTTCTCACTCTTTTCCGAGGTCGCATCAGCGGTCGAACTGTGTCTGTTCGACGACGGCGGCGGTGAGTCGCGGGTCGCCCTCACCGAGACCGACGGGTTCGTCTGGCATGGCTACGTGCCGTGGGTGAGCCCCGGCCAGCGGTACGGCTTCCGCGTGCACGGGCCGTACGACCCAGACCAGGGCCTGCGGTGCAACCCGGCGAAGCTGCTGCTCGACCCGTACGCCAAGGCGATCGAGGGCGAGATGGAGTGGAACGAGGCGCTGTTCGCGTACCGGTTCGATGATCCGGAGACCACGAACGACGATGACAGCGCCCCGTACACGCCCAAGAGCGTGGTGATCAACCCCTTCTTCGACTGGGGTGAGGACCGCTCACCGCGGACGCCGTACCACGAGACCGTGATCTACGAGGCGCACGTCCGCGGGCTGACCGAGCTGCACCCGGGGATCCCCGAGGCCGAGCGCGGCACGTACGCGGGCCTGGCCAACCCGGCGATGGTCGAGCACCTGCGGACGCTGGGCGTGACCGCCATCGAGCTGATGCCGGTGCACCAGTTCGTGCACGACGACGCCCTGGCCCAGCGGGGACTGACGAACTACTGGGGCTACAACACCATCGGCTTCTTCGCCCCGCACAACGGCTTCGCCGCCAGTGGCGGGCGGGGTCAGCAGGTGCAGGAGTTCAAGCTGATGGTGCGCACCCTGCACGAGGCGGGCATCGAGGTCATCCTCGACGTGGTCTACAACCACACCGCCGAGGGCAACCACCTCGGGCCCACGCTCGGCTTCCGCGGCATCGACAACCAGGGCTACTACCGTCTCGTCGACGGCGACCCGCGGTACTACATGGACACCACCGGCACCGGCAACAGCATTAATGTGCAGAGCCCGCACGCGCTTCAGATGATCATGGACTCGCTGCGGTACTGGGTCACCGAGATGCACGTGGACGGGTTCCGGTTCGACCTGGCCTCCACGCTGGCGCGCGAGCTGCACGCGGTGGACCGCCTCTCGGCCTTCTTCGACCTGGTCCAGCAGGACCCGGTCGTCTCCCAGGTCAAGCTGATCGCCGAGCCGTGGGACGTCGGCGAGGGCGGCTACCAGGTCGGCAACTTCCCGCCGCTGTGGACCGAGTGGAACGGCAAGTACCGCGACTCGATCCGCGACTTCTGGCGCGGGCAGGAGGGCATGCTGCCGGAGTTCGCCAAGCGTTTCACCGGCTCCAGCGACCTGTACGCGGCCGACGGCCGCCGGCCGCTCGCCTCGATCAACTTCGTGACCGCCCACGACGGGTTCACGCTGCACGACCTCGTCTCCTACGACCACAAGCACAACGAGGCCAATGGTGAGGACAACCGTGACGGCAGCGACGACAATCGTTCCTGGAACCACGGAGCCGAGGGAGAGACGAGCGACGCGGACATCCTCGCGATACGAGAGAGGCAGAAACGCAACCTCCTGACCACGCTCCTGCTGTCCCAGGGCGTGCCGATGATCTCCCACGGCGACGAGCTGGGCCGCACCCAGCGGGGCAACAACAACGCCTACTGCCAGGACAACGAGCTGAGCTGGGTCGACTGGACCGACACGGCGCAGAGCGGCGCGTTGCGGGAGTTCGTGCGCCGGCTGACCACGCTGCGCCGCGAGCACCCGGTGTTCCGCCGTCGCCGGTTCCTGTCCGGAGACAACGTCACCTGGTTCACCACCGAGGGCAGGGAGATGACCGACGACGACTGGCAGATCGGCTACGCGAAGGCGATCACGATCTTCCTGAACGGCGATGCGATCACCGAGCCGGACCGTCGCGGCGAGCCCGTACGCGACGACTCGTTCCTGCTGCTGATCAACGCCTCGGGAGATGACCTGACGTTCGCGCTGCCCGAGGAGCACCGGGGCATGTGGACCTGCGTGCTCGACACCACCACCAGCTACGCGCTGGAGGACGAGGAGACCGCCGCGATGGCAGGGGAGAAACCGTTGGTCGAGGCCCGATCGATCCAGGTGCTCCGTCGTGTCTAG
- the treY gene encoding malto-oligosyltrehalose synthase, translating to MSRVPAATYRLQLRKEFGFAEAGELAGYLAALGVSHVYLSPILQATPGSAHGYDVVDHSCVSADLGGEEAFRDMAARLREHGLAIVIDLVPNHMAIPAPETLNPAFWSVLRDGPDSPYARWFDIDWSDGAITLPILGSPDDEGSTDGDVFRYHEHVFPRDGHYRLGYWREAAPNYRRFFDVSTLIALRAEDPEVFDRTHALPLRLLRKGLVDGLRIDHPDGLADPRGYLRRLAEDDTWIVAEKILADDEVLPADWPCAGTTGYDALGMIGGLFTDPAGEKPLTDAYTALTGGTADFDEVEREARRFVAGRLLAPEVDRLTGVLARILPEADPDGLRRVLVELLAAMPVYRTYAVPGEEPSARDLEVVAQTAARARAALAPGDPLDQVVPLLLGLTGTDPLRDEFVVRFQQTSAPMMAKGVEDTAFYRWSRLAALNEVGGDPLRFSVPPGEFHEYCAEIARDRPGTMTTLSTHDTKRQEDVRARLAVLTELPGEWVEAVGRWRARAPESPLEPDLDYLMWQTIVGAWPLSAARLKAYLTKAMREAKTRTSWVDQDAAYEEAVLAHADAVLTDPELTDDVAEFVELLAPYARVNSLGQKLVQLTMPGVPDVYQGCELAGLSLVDPDNRRPVDYARRRELLADLDAGTVPADLSGEKLLVTSRALRLRGEHPDWFSGGHEPLAAEGPAAGHALVFRRGGVTTVVTRLPAGLDRRGGWGDTHLPLPGGPWRDLLTGQSYGTEIPLTGLLGILPVALLVEAQ from the coding sequence GTGTCTAGGGTGCCGGCCGCGACGTACCGGCTGCAGCTCAGGAAAGAGTTCGGGTTCGCCGAGGCCGGAGAGCTGGCGGGATACCTGGCCGCCCTCGGGGTCTCCCACGTCTACCTCTCGCCGATCCTGCAGGCCACGCCGGGCTCGGCGCACGGCTATGACGTCGTCGACCACTCGTGCGTCTCGGCGGACCTCGGCGGTGAGGAGGCGTTCCGCGACATGGCCGCGCGCCTGCGCGAGCACGGCCTGGCGATCGTGATCGACCTCGTGCCCAACCACATGGCGATCCCGGCCCCCGAGACCCTCAACCCCGCGTTCTGGAGTGTGCTGCGCGACGGCCCGGACTCGCCGTACGCGCGGTGGTTCGACATCGACTGGTCCGATGGCGCCATCACCTTGCCGATACTCGGCTCGCCCGACGACGAGGGCAGCACGGACGGCGACGTGTTCCGCTACCACGAGCACGTCTTCCCCCGTGACGGTCACTACCGGCTGGGCTACTGGCGCGAGGCGGCCCCCAACTACCGGCGCTTCTTCGACGTCTCCACGCTCATCGCGCTGCGCGCCGAGGACCCCGAGGTCTTCGACCGCACCCACGCGCTGCCGCTGCGGCTGCTGCGCAAGGGCCTGGTCGACGGCCTCCGCATCGACCACCCGGACGGGCTCGCCGACCCGCGCGGCTACCTGCGGCGGCTCGCGGAGGACGACACGTGGATCGTCGCGGAGAAGATCCTCGCCGACGACGAGGTGCTGCCCGCCGACTGGCCGTGCGCCGGGACCACCGGCTACGACGCCCTCGGCATGATCGGCGGGCTCTTCACCGACCCGGCCGGCGAAAAGCCGCTGACCGACGCCTACACGGCGCTGACCGGCGGCACCGCCGACTTCGACGAGGTCGAGCGGGAGGCCAGGCGGTTCGTGGCCGGGCGTCTCCTCGCGCCGGAGGTCGACCGGCTCACCGGGGTGCTCGCGCGGATCCTGCCCGAGGCGGATCCCGACGGGCTCCGCCGGGTGCTCGTCGAGCTGCTCGCCGCGATGCCCGTCTACCGGACCTACGCCGTCCCCGGCGAGGAGCCGTCGGCGCGCGACCTCGAGGTCGTGGCGCAGACCGCCGCACGGGCACGTGCCGCCCTGGCGCCCGGTGACCCGCTCGACCAGGTGGTGCCGCTGCTGCTCGGGCTGACCGGCACCGACCCGCTGCGCGATGAGTTCGTCGTGCGGTTCCAGCAGACGTCCGCGCCGATGATGGCCAAGGGCGTCGAGGACACCGCGTTCTACCGGTGGTCACGCCTCGCGGCGCTGAACGAGGTCGGCGGCGACCCGCTGAGGTTCTCGGTGCCGCCCGGGGAGTTCCATGAGTACTGCGCGGAGATCGCCCGCGACCGGCCGGGCACCATGACGACCCTGTCGACCCACGACACGAAGCGGCAGGAGGACGTACGCGCGCGGCTGGCCGTCCTGACCGAGCTGCCGGGCGAGTGGGTCGAGGCGGTCGGCCGGTGGCGCGCCCGCGCGCCCGAGAGCCCGCTCGAGCCCGACCTGGACTACCTGATGTGGCAGACGATCGTGGGCGCCTGGCCGCTGTCGGCGGCGCGGCTCAAGGCCTACCTCACCAAGGCCATGCGCGAGGCGAAGACCCGTACGTCCTGGGTGGACCAGGACGCGGCCTACGAGGAGGCGGTGCTCGCCCACGCGGACGCCGTGCTCACCGACCCGGAGCTGACCGACGACGTCGCGGAGTTCGTGGAGCTGCTGGCGCCGTACGCGCGGGTCAACTCCCTCGGGCAGAAGCTCGTGCAGCTCACAATGCCCGGGGTGCCCGACGTCTACCAGGGCTGTGAGCTGGCCGGCCTGTCGCTGGTAGACCCGGACAACCGGCGCCCGGTGGACTACGCGCGGCGCCGTGAGCTCCTCGCCGACCTCGACGCGGGCACCGTGCCCGCCGACCTCAGCGGGGAGAAGCTGCTGGTGACCTCGCGCGCCCTGCGGCTACGGGGCGAGCATCCGGACTGGTTCTCCGGCGGTCACGAGCCGCTCGCCGCCGAGGGCCCGGCGGCCGGGCACGCTCTGGTCTTCCGGCGCGGCGGCGTGACCACCGTGGTCACCCGGCTGCCCGCCGGTCTCGACCGCAGGGGCGGCTGGGGCGACACGCACCTCCCACTGCCGGGAGGCCCGTGGCGCGACCTGCTCACCGGCCAGTCGTACGGCACCGAGATCCCGCTCACCGGCCTGCTCGGCATCCTGCCCGTCGCGCTCCTTGTCGAGGCGCAGTGA
- the treZ gene encoding malto-oligosyltrehalose trehalohydrolase produces the protein MRFDVWAPDAENVEVEAGGGRYAMSPSSVRRGWWTVEAPGEDYGFVVDGDGPFPDPRSPWQPDGVHGLSRVYDHGRFAWTDGGWRGRPLAGGILYELHTGTFTPQGTFDSAVERLDHLVDLGVNTVELMPVAAFPGRHGWGYDGVGLWAVHDPYGGPDGLKRFVDACHGRGMAVVLDVVYNHLGPSGNYLGHYGPYFTDAHRTPWGPAVNLDRAGSDEVRAFIAQNALMWLRDYHLDGLRLDAVHAMQDGRAVHILEELAVAVEGLRAATGREMFLIAESDLGDPRLVTSREAGGYGLEAQWNDDFHHAVHAALTGERQGYYADFGSMGALAKTMTRAFFHDGTWSSFRGRSHGRPVDPLRTPGHRFTGFIQNHDQVGNRATGDRISATLSTGLLKVGAGLLLTSPFTPMLFMGEEWGAGTPWQFFTDHVEPELARAVSEGRRREFASHGWASEDVPDPQDPRTYERSRLDWGELELAPHRELFAWYRALIALRRTCPELTDARLTEVSAEHGDSWIVVYRGSVRIAANLGTEPVRLPDGELLLASASGVHPGGELPGESLAILRMEPSGTG, from the coding sequence GTGAGGTTCGACGTATGGGCGCCGGACGCCGAGAACGTCGAGGTGGAGGCCGGTGGAGGCCGGTACGCCATGTCACCGTCGTCCGTGCGGCGCGGCTGGTGGACCGTGGAGGCGCCGGGGGAGGACTACGGCTTCGTCGTCGACGGCGACGGGCCGTTCCCCGACCCGCGTTCGCCCTGGCAGCCGGATGGCGTGCACGGGCTCAGCCGGGTCTATGACCACGGCCGGTTCGCCTGGACCGACGGAGGCTGGCGCGGGCGGCCGCTCGCCGGCGGCATCCTGTACGAGCTGCACACCGGTACCTTCACGCCGCAGGGAACGTTCGACTCCGCCGTCGAACGCCTCGACCACCTCGTCGACCTGGGCGTGAACACGGTCGAGCTGATGCCGGTGGCGGCCTTCCCCGGCCGGCACGGCTGGGGCTATGACGGTGTCGGGCTGTGGGCCGTGCACGACCCGTACGGTGGCCCGGACGGGCTGAAACGGTTCGTCGACGCCTGCCACGGGCGCGGGATGGCCGTGGTCCTCGACGTCGTCTACAACCACCTCGGTCCCAGCGGCAACTACCTGGGCCACTACGGGCCCTACTTCACCGACGCGCACCGTACGCCGTGGGGCCCGGCGGTCAACCTCGACCGCGCCGGCTCCGACGAGGTGCGCGCCTTCATCGCCCAGAACGCGCTGATGTGGCTGCGCGACTACCACCTGGACGGGCTGCGGCTGGACGCCGTACACGCCATGCAGGACGGCCGGGCCGTGCACATCCTCGAGGAGCTGGCCGTGGCGGTCGAGGGGCTGCGTGCCGCGACCGGGCGGGAGATGTTCCTGATCGCCGAGTCCGACCTGGGCGACCCGCGGCTCGTCACCTCACGCGAGGCCGGCGGATACGGCCTGGAGGCGCAGTGGAACGACGACTTCCACCACGCCGTGCACGCGGCGCTCACCGGGGAGCGGCAGGGCTACTACGCCGACTTCGGGTCGATGGGCGCGCTGGCCAAGACGATGACCAGGGCGTTCTTCCACGACGGGACGTGGTCGAGCTTCCGCGGTCGCTCGCACGGACGTCCGGTGGACCCGCTGCGGACCCCGGGCCACCGGTTCACCGGCTTCATCCAGAACCACGACCAGGTCGGCAACCGCGCCACCGGCGACCGCATCTCCGCCACGCTCTCCACCGGACTGCTCAAGGTCGGGGCCGGGCTGCTGCTCACCTCTCCGTTCACGCCGATGCTGTTCATGGGCGAGGAGTGGGGAGCCGGCACACCGTGGCAGTTCTTCACCGACCACGTCGAACCCGAGCTGGCACGCGCGGTCAGCGAGGGGCGCCGCAGGGAGTTCGCCTCACACGGCTGGGCGTCCGAGGACGTACCCGACCCGCAGGACCCGCGGACTTACGAGCGGTCGCGGCTCGACTGGGGTGAGCTGGAGCTGGCCCCGCACAGGGAGCTGTTCGCCTGGTACCGCGCGCTGATCGCGCTGCGCCGTACCTGCCCCGAGCTGACCGACGCGCGGCTGACCGAGGTGTCCGCCGAGCACGGCGACTCGTGGATCGTGGTGTACCGGGGTTCGGTGCGGATCGCGGCGAACCTGGGGACCGAGCCGGTACGCCTGCCGGACGGTGAGCTGCTCCTCGCCTCGGCGAGCGGGGTGCACCCCGGCGGGGAGCTGCCCGGGGAGTCGCTGGCGATCCTGCGGATGGAGCCCTCGGGGACCGGCTGA
- a CDS encoding GlxA family transcriptional regulator, giving the protein MSEIPHRVVVLALDGVIPFELGIPGRIFGAARGPGGEPLYEVLTCTMDGGPVRTAADFAIVVDHDATVLAGAGTVVIPPFAGPYSEERLATALTGVRPGTRIMSICTGSFVLGAAGLLDGRPATTHWAEAGHFQKLFPKVDLDPDVLFVDDGDVLTSAGAAAGVDLCLHVVRRDHGSEVANRAARRCVVPPWRDGGQAQYIERPVPEPHDTGTAPVRAWALERLDRPLSLADLAAQAGMSVRTLTRRFREEVGMSPGRWLTLQRIERARHLLEATDLPVDQIARMAGFGTAVSLRQHLHATLGVAPIAYRRTFQPAGEI; this is encoded by the coding sequence ATGAGCGAGATCCCTCATCGCGTCGTCGTCCTCGCGCTGGACGGCGTGATCCCGTTCGAGCTGGGCATTCCCGGCCGGATCTTCGGCGCCGCCCGCGGCCCCGGGGGTGAGCCCTTGTACGAGGTGCTCACCTGCACGATGGACGGCGGTCCGGTGCGCACCGCCGCCGACTTCGCGATCGTGGTGGACCACGACGCCACGGTGCTGGCCGGCGCCGGCACGGTCGTGATCCCGCCGTTCGCCGGTCCGTACTCCGAGGAGCGCCTCGCCACCGCTCTCACGGGCGTACGGCCCGGCACCCGCATCATGTCGATCTGCACCGGATCCTTCGTGCTCGGCGCGGCCGGACTGCTCGACGGCCGCCCTGCGACCACCCACTGGGCTGAGGCCGGCCACTTCCAGAAGCTGTTCCCGAAGGTCGACCTCGACCCGGATGTGCTGTTCGTCGACGACGGGGACGTGCTCACGTCCGCGGGCGCGGCGGCCGGTGTCGACCTGTGCCTCCACGTCGTACGCCGCGACCACGGCAGCGAGGTGGCCAACCGGGCGGCGCGACGCTGTGTCGTCCCGCCCTGGCGCGACGGCGGCCAGGCGCAGTACATCGAGCGCCCGGTGCCAGAACCCCACGACACCGGCACCGCGCCGGTACGGGCCTGGGCCCTGGAGCGCCTCGACCGCCCGCTTTCGCTGGCCGACCTGGCCGCCCAGGCGGGCATGAGCGTCCGCACGCTCACCCGCCGGTTCCGCGAGGAGGTCGGCATGAGCCCGGGGCGGTGGCTCACCCTTCAGCGGATCGAACGCGCCCGGCACCTCCTGGAGGCCACCGACCTGCCGGTCGACCAGATCGCCCGCATGGCCGGCTTCGGCACCGCCGTCTCGCTCCGCCAGCACCTGCACGCGACCCTGGGCGTCGCCCCGATCGCCTATCGCCGCACCTTCCAGCCCGCCGGTGAGATCTGA
- a CDS encoding NADP-dependent oxidoreductase: protein MRAVGQDTLGGPEVLKIVEVERPEPGPVEILVRVHAAGVNPTDWKSRTNGGRFGDSLPTLGFDVSGVVEAVGPGVTLYEPGDEVFGMPRFPHPAGAYAEYVTAPPRHFARKPASIDHVQAAAIPLAALTAWQGLVDTAGLRSGHRVLVHAAGGGVGHLAVQIAKARGAYVIGTARTPKHELVRSLGADEVVDYTEVDFAEAVRDVDVVLDTIGGDYGTRSVRTLRDGGVLVSIVPPVEDELRAAAAERGIRTGWTLVEPDYAGMKEIVALVESGSLHAEIDSVFPLEKVAEAHTLGERGRTTGKIVLTVA, encoded by the coding sequence ATGCGCGCCGTCGGCCAGGACACACTGGGCGGCCCGGAGGTTCTGAAGATCGTCGAGGTGGAGCGGCCCGAGCCGGGGCCGGTGGAGATCCTGGTCCGGGTGCACGCGGCGGGGGTGAACCCGACCGACTGGAAGTCGCGGACGAACGGCGGCCGGTTCGGTGACTCGCTGCCCACCCTGGGCTTCGACGTGTCGGGCGTGGTCGAGGCGGTCGGCCCCGGCGTGACCCTGTACGAGCCCGGCGATGAGGTCTTCGGCATGCCGCGCTTCCCGCACCCGGCCGGCGCCTACGCCGAGTACGTCACCGCGCCGCCGCGCCACTTCGCCCGCAAGCCGGCCTCGATCGACCACGTCCAGGCCGCGGCCATCCCGCTGGCCGCGCTCACCGCGTGGCAGGGCCTGGTGGACACGGCGGGACTCCGCTCGGGCCATCGCGTGCTCGTGCACGCCGCCGGCGGCGGTGTCGGCCACCTGGCCGTACAGATCGCCAAGGCCCGCGGCGCGTACGTCATCGGCACCGCGCGTACGCCCAAGCACGAGCTCGTACGCTCGCTGGGCGCTGACGAGGTGGTCGACTACACGGAGGTCGACTTCGCCGAGGCCGTACGCGACGTGGATGTCGTGCTCGACACCATCGGCGGCGACTACGGCACGCGTTCGGTGCGGACCCTGCGCGACGGCGGCGTCCTCGTCTCGATCGTCCCGCCGGTCGAGGACGAGCTGCGCGCCGCCGCGGCCGAGCGCGGCATCAGGACCGGATGGACGCTGGTCGAGCCGGACTACGCGGGGATGAAGGAGATCGTCGCGCTGGTGGAGTCCGGGAGCCTGCACGCCGAGATCGACTCGGTGTTCCCGCTGGAGAAGGTCGCCGAGGCGCACACACTCGGCGAGCGCGGCCGCACGACCGGCAAGATCGTCCTCACCGTCGCCTGA